The Pseudanabaena galeata CCNP1313 genome includes a region encoding these proteins:
- a CDS encoding IS30 family transposase — translation MSFVHLTTTERSELYKLRVIEQLSVSEIGRRLKRNKSTISRELSRNTDERQIGYLPDTAVALMKARRKQAKARFQSISAETIAEVKQRLEQHHSPEQLAGRMEREGLGKISYETIYLMIYANHQEMGIYQQYLRQKQKQRRRKGRHQKRGGIPNRVGIENRPKIADLKTEIGHWESDTVIGCNHTGIVVTHVDKASKYLLAGLAKNKTMDEINRVTFNLFEPIESTSRKTMTFDNGREFCGHEKLSERLKLETFFANPYHSWERGLNEHTNGLIREFYPKSTNFKIVKEEDFQKAVNLINHRPRKSLDYRTPYEVFFASSEPVAFHP, via the coding sequence ATGAGCTTTGTCCATCTTACCACCACAGAAAGAAGTGAACTGTATAAACTAAGAGTAATTGAGCAATTATCTGTATCAGAGATAGGTCGTCGCTTGAAGCGAAACAAAAGTACGATTTCAAGAGAGTTATCGCGCAATACAGACGAGCGACAGATTGGCTATTTGCCAGATACTGCGGTTGCCCTGATGAAAGCAAGACGGAAACAAGCAAAGGCAAGATTTCAGAGCATCAGTGCTGAGACGATCGCCGAAGTCAAACAACGGTTAGAGCAACACCACAGCCCAGAGCAACTAGCAGGGAGAATGGAAAGGGAGGGGCTAGGTAAAATCAGCTATGAGACGATTTATCTGATGATCTATGCAAACCATCAAGAGATGGGAATATATCAACAATATCTGAGGCAGAAGCAAAAGCAACGAAGGCGCAAAGGTCGCCATCAGAAGCGAGGTGGCATTCCCAATAGGGTAGGGATAGAGAATCGACCGAAGATTGCAGATTTAAAAACAGAGATTGGACATTGGGAAAGTGATACGGTAATCGGGTGCAACCACACAGGTATCGTAGTTACGCATGTTGATAAAGCATCGAAGTATTTACTTGCTGGACTAGCTAAGAACAAGACGATGGACGAGATAAACAGAGTGACATTCAATCTATTTGAGCCTATAGAATCAACATCTCGAAAGACAATGACCTTTGATAATGGAAGAGAATTCTGTGGGCATGAGAAGCTATCTGAAAGATTGAAACTAGAGACCTTCTTTGCGAATCCATATCATTCATGGGAACGTGGATTGAATGAACACACCAATGGATTAATTAGAGAGTTCTATCCCAAAAGTACAAACTTTAAAATCGTGAAAGAAGAGGACTTTCAGAAGGCAGTGAATTTGATCAATCACAGACCCAGAAAATCACTTGACTATCGTACTCCTTACGAAGTATTCTTTGCTTCATCAGAACCCGTTGCATTTCATCCTTGA
- a CDS encoding peptide chain release factor 3, protein MSQLWQELEREVERRRTFAIISHPDAGKTTLTEKLLLYGGAIHLAGAVKARAAQRHATSDWMELEKQRGISITSTVLQFDYMGYCINLLDTPGHKDFSEDTYRTLAAADNAVMLVDGAKGLEPQTRKLFEVCRMRSLPIFTFINKMDRPTREPLELLDEIEKELGITPYVMNWAIGTGDQFKGVYDRASKTVHLFKRSAHGQREADVNIYPFDDPQAIKFIGKHLYDQLLEDLEVLDSAGAEWNTQDLHRGKLTPIFFGSAMTNFGVELFLKSFLECGLTPAVHDSSSGEVSPTDEDFSAFVFKLQANMDPRHRDRIAFVRVCSGKFEKDMSVTHLRSGKSIRLSHAQKLFGQDREAIDVAYAGDVIGLNNPGMFAIGDTIYLGKKRQYAGIPCFSPELFCTLRNPNPSKFKQFRKGISELQEEGAIQIMYSVDEAKRDPILAAVGQLQFEVAQYRLQSEYNVETMLESMPYSVARWVDDGWEALEAIGRLFNTMVVKDSWNRPVLLFKNQWNLNQVEADHPKLKLKAIAPIAELTKANVN, encoded by the coding sequence TTGCAATTATTTCCCACCCCGATGCGGGGAAAACAACATTAACCGAAAAACTATTGCTATACGGAGGTGCAATTCACCTTGCGGGTGCTGTCAAGGCTAGAGCCGCCCAACGTCATGCCACTTCGGACTGGATGGAATTAGAAAAACAACGCGGGATTTCGATTACTTCGACGGTGTTGCAGTTTGACTATATGGGCTATTGCATTAATTTGCTAGATACCCCCGGTCACAAAGACTTTAGTGAAGATACCTACCGTACCCTTGCGGCTGCCGATAATGCAGTGATGCTCGTTGATGGCGCAAAGGGCTTAGAGCCACAAACCCGCAAATTATTTGAAGTTTGTCGGATGCGATCGCTGCCCATTTTTACGTTCATCAACAAGATGGATCGCCCCACCCGTGAGCCTCTGGAGCTACTTGATGAAATCGAGAAGGAATTGGGGATTACGCCCTATGTAATGAACTGGGCGATCGGGACGGGTGATCAGTTTAAAGGTGTGTATGATCGCGCTAGTAAAACGGTGCATTTATTTAAGCGTAGCGCCCATGGGCAAAGAGAAGCTGATGTTAATATCTATCCTTTTGATGATCCCCAAGCGATTAAGTTTATTGGCAAGCATCTTTATGATCAGCTTTTAGAGGATTTAGAGGTACTTGATTCTGCGGGTGCAGAATGGAATACACAGGATTTGCATCGCGGCAAGCTCACCCCAATTTTCTTTGGTAGTGCGATGACTAATTTTGGTGTGGAGCTATTCTTAAAATCTTTCCTTGAATGTGGTTTAACTCCAGCCGTTCACGATAGCTCTAGCGGTGAAGTCTCGCCCACTGATGAGGATTTCTCAGCGTTTGTGTTCAAACTTCAGGCAAATATGGACCCACGCCATCGCGATCGCATTGCCTTTGTGCGTGTTTGCTCTGGCAAGTTTGAAAAAGACATGAGTGTGACCCATTTGCGAAGTGGCAAAAGCATTCGGTTATCCCATGCCCAAAAGCTATTTGGTCAAGATCGTGAGGCGATCGATGTTGCCTATGCAGGCGATGTAATTGGTTTGAATAATCCAGGGATGTTTGCGATCGGAGATACAATTTATCTCGGCAAAAAACGCCAATACGCGGGGATTCCTTGCTTTTCGCCAGAGCTATTCTGTACCCTTCGCAATCCAAATCCTTCTAAGTTTAAACAATTCCGTAAAGGCATATCGGAGTTACAAGAGGAAGGTGCGATTCAAATAATGTATTCCGTGGATGAAGCCAAGCGCGATCCGATTCTTGCGGCTGTCGGACAGTTACAATTTGAAGTTGCTCAATACCGTCTCCAAAGTGAATATAACGTCGAAACGATGTTGGAATCTATGCCCTATTCCGTAGCACGATGGGTTGATGATGGCTGGGAAGCTCTCGAGGCAATTGGTAGGTTGTTTAACACAATGGTGGTCAAAGATAGCTGGAATCGTCCTGTTTTACTATTTAAGAACCAATGGAACTTAAATCAAGTGGAAGCTGACCATCCTAAGTTAAAATTAAAGGCGATCGCGCCAATTGCAGAGCTAACCAAAGCTAACGTTAACTGA
- a CDS encoding pentapeptide repeat-containing protein has translation MANQEHLKIFRQGISVWNQWRKENPDLKPDLSHADLSDIDLSNTNILNADMSHADLSESNFNNTKFFSVNLASSIFKNTNFIRVVFSRTKGLARVGEMYFLDSIDPNKCFDFNNTNLSYAILRKADFSGTSLSETTMHNVNFTNARFVDISIEIGSPFVADKVDLSGANFIECDLRNLDLKRYFLKECNLSKSDLSGMDLSNINFEFTNLSNAKLIRVNANSRMKCNT, from the coding sequence ATGGCTAATCAAGAACATCTCAAAATTTTTCGGCAAGGTATAAGTGTCTGGAATCAATGGAGAAAAGAAAATCCAGATTTAAAGCCTGATTTGAGTCATGCAGACTTGAGTGATATAGACTTAAGCAACACCAATATACTTAATGCTGACATGAGCCATGCAGACTTAAGTGAATCTAATTTTAACAACACCAAATTCTTCTCAGTAAATTTGGCAAGTTCTATATTTAAAAACACAAACTTTATAAGGGTTGTTTTTTCAAGAACTAAAGGTTTAGCAAGAGTTGGAGAAATGTATTTTCTTGATAGCATTGATCCAAATAAATGTTTTGATTTTAATAACACTAATTTAAGTTACGCAATTCTGAGAAAGGCTGATTTCTCTGGAACGAGTCTTTCTGAAACTACTATGCATAATGTGAATTTTACAAATGCAAGATTTGTAGATATCAGTATAGAAATTGGCTCTCCTTTTGTTGCCGATAAAGTAGATCTAAGTGGTGCTAATTTTATTGAATGTGATCTTAGAAATTTAGATTTAAAGAGATATTTCTTGAAAGAATGTAATCTTAGTAAATCTGACTTAAGCGGGATGGATTTGAGCAATATCAATTTTGAATTTACAAACTTAAGTAATGCAAAACTTATAAGGGTTAACGCCAATTCAAGGATGAAATGCAACACCTAG
- a CDS encoding pentapeptide repeat-containing protein — protein sequence MNWRNLSNANLTKAILKDSDLEYANLNYTNLNKSDCEGVNLNKADLSYSCFFKANMRRANLYQSKCYQTDFQEANLESSLFGKSDCLRASFYKSNLRSSVFNGADITFANFQKANLQKSLIYAANAFNCNFFNADLTDACLAAMHGIGANFSEANLTGVCIENWNINASTNLQNIFCDYVYNKSGWDWDGDGEFLPSDRLPHDPAINFKVGEFERFIQKAQNTVDLIFTNGIDWQAFLQAFLKLKSKTGEELSIHSIEDKWDNYFIVRVNVPPDTNKGKLAEALNREYELKEDKKFLHQHITDLTMSLNEALRKKPMSGDTFNINANNSPVSIAKDNATQNIHSINEIFEQHQDISEIAAEIQKLLAQVQDQGLSESDAQEKVADDLANKAKSDSTMMEKLKSLGKSFGSASGKALVTEGVKAVFKLALNKAGIHLE from the coding sequence TTGAATTGGCGTAACTTGTCTAATGCTAACTTAACAAAAGCTATTCTAAAAGATTCAGATTTAGAATATGCAAACCTCAATTACACGAATCTTAATAAATCAGATTGTGAAGGAGTCAATCTAAACAAAGCTGATCTTAGTTACTCGTGCTTTTTTAAAGCGAATATGAGACGAGCAAATCTATATCAATCTAAATGTTATCAAACAGACTTCCAAGAAGCTAACCTAGAATCATCTTTATTTGGAAAATCTGACTGTTTAAGAGCTAGTTTTTATAAGTCTAATCTTAGATCTTCAGTTTTCAACGGAGCTGATATTACATTTGCAAACTTTCAGAAAGCAAATCTTCAAAAATCATTAATTTATGCAGCTAATGCATTCAATTGTAATTTTTTTAATGCAGATTTAACAGATGCTTGCCTTGCAGCAATGCATGGAATTGGTGCAAATTTTTCCGAAGCTAATTTAACTGGGGTTTGTATTGAAAATTGGAATATTAATGCAAGCACAAATCTTCAAAATATATTTTGCGACTATGTTTACAATAAATCTGGATGGGATTGGGATGGCGATGGTGAATTTTTGCCTTCAGATCGATTACCGCATGATCCTGCAATAAATTTTAAAGTAGGAGAATTTGAGAGATTTATTCAAAAAGCTCAAAATACAGTCGATCTGATTTTTACTAATGGCATTGACTGGCAAGCATTTCTACAAGCATTTTTGAAGCTAAAATCTAAAACTGGTGAAGAGCTATCTATTCACTCAATAGAGGACAAGTGGGATAACTACTTTATCGTTCGTGTCAATGTGCCACCTGACACAAATAAGGGAAAACTTGCAGAGGCTTTAAATCGTGAATATGAACTTAAAGAAGATAAAAAGTTTTTACATCAACATATTACGGATCTTACAATGTCTTTAAATGAAGCTCTAAGGAAAAAGCCTATGTCTGGTGATACGTTTAACATCAATGCTAACAACTCGCCTGTGAGCATTGCAAAAGATAATGCTACTCAGAATATCCACTCAATAAATGAAATATTCGAGCAGCATCAAGATATTTCTGAGATTGCAGCAGAAATTCAAAAGCTATTGGCTCAAGTTCAAGATCAGGGACTGAGTGAGAGTGATGCTCAGGAAAAAGTAGCAGATGATTTGGCAAATAAAGCTAAAAGTGATTCTACTATGATGGAAAAACTTAAATCACTTGGCAAAAGTTTCGGCAGTGCTTCTGGTAAAGCACTTGTAACAGAAGGAGTAAAAGCTGTTTTTAAACTAGCTCTTAACAAAGCAGGTATACATTTGGAATAA
- a CDS encoding DUF6887 family protein, with amino-acid sequence MIQPDYKQMTRTELREYMLAHRDDEKAFHTYMDKVQQEAVKTPINDEVIADPQKFATFIEQNKQRKQQEATVQQTNSFSQNFHGNVYGVAGHVAGNQVINAQQQSLASAAMEIQALLTQLAQDYPEGSPEDKQTVAKMELRRKVKEDPTLKDRLLSAIKSGGIETVKVLTNNPFVSIPIETIKGWLEAEPQNKS; translated from the coding sequence ATGATCCAGCCTGATTACAAACAAATGACTCGTACCGAATTACGGGAATATATGTTAGCTCACCGTGATGATGAGAAAGCTTTTCATACCTATATGGACAAAGTTCAGCAAGAAGCTGTCAAAACCCCAATTAATGATGAAGTAATTGCCGATCCTCAAAAATTTGCTACTTTCATTGAACAAAATAAACAACGCAAACAGCAAGAAGCTACAGTGCAACAAACCAATTCATTTAGCCAAAACTTTCACGGCAATGTCTATGGTGTCGCTGGTCATGTAGCAGGGAACCAAGTCATTAACGCCCAGCAACAAAGTCTAGCAAGTGCCGCAATGGAAATCCAAGCACTTTTGACACAACTCGCTCAAGATTACCCTGAAGGCTCACCAGAAGATAAACAAACAGTCGCTAAGATGGAACTTAGACGCAAAGTTAAAGAAGATCCAACCCTTAAAGATCGTTTGCTAAGTGCAATCAAATCTGGTGGTATTGAGACAGTGAAAGTTCTCACAAACAATCCTTTTGTCAGCATTCCAATAGAAACTATCAAAGGTTGGTTAGAAGCAGAGCCGCAAAATAAATCTTAG